Proteins encoded together in one Chryseobacterium taklimakanense window:
- the brxC gene encoding BREX system P-loop protein BrxC: MIIKDFFEKDINRNIETVIKADDKDNISTEVGEYVITKEIATKISELFSNYKEYSGANGVWISGFFGSGKSHLLKILSYVLENKDVDGKKAGEQFAEKIEEDQLLKGDILASTKIPSESILFNIDQQAQITTKDDPSAILKVFYKVFYDHLGYYGFQPHVAEFELWLDKQGKYQEFLTKFSSTLGTDWETARTDYFDPNVTDTVSTVLGEIFNREPSSYDGIIDKYERDLKQSIEDFANKVNDYIKTKPSGFRLNFFVDEVGQFISENTKLMLNLQTIAESLATITNGKSWVLVTSQEDMEKIVGDMNKSQQNDFSRIQARFRIKVPLTSANVDEVIEKRLLKKKPDPQKHLVEIFKKESSHLDTLLSFSDSGVQFKGFKNETDFANKLPFIPYQFDLFQQVRIALANHNAFQGRHSSVGERSMLGVFQQVIQKIEDNNDNSLVSFDLMFDGLRNELKGQIQQSIQLAERNIESDFAIKVLKTLFLVKYYSNFKTTRRNISVLMINKMDIDLKKHEEEIDVALNLLENQSYIQRNGEIYEFLTDEEKDVEQEIKNTDVDESQVTQTLSDIFYSGIIRDTRLKFFDTKQDYEFTTKIDGVLLGREKELGIEIITENYTDYNNIDFIQSQTMGSPVMRVVLPPSSTFIKDLKMHLKTDKYTKQNQSTSNKPEVKRILSEKLLQNVERRRNLDLLANKLLADSTVYVNGTKLDTGNVSDGKTLVLNSFQDLVKTIHTNLRMLGTVPYSEETFKAVIFGGKDSLFDTDDTTMSEAESEILNIINRRKGQSDRTSLNDLKTHFTKRPYGWYQNALWTFVAQLYKRGKIELTQSSNILEEKEVVQSLLNSATYQNVILEPQQSIDPKLVSNLKQIYSDAFDETCPKTEPKDVANEFREKLNQMYSEVGEIYARKSELPFVESLNPLREKLYSLRNKEYTYFLLNTKDFEDSLLDNKENLLDPIKKFINGDQVKIYKKVKDFLQGDLSNLDYVDGDEHQELKSLMENQEPFKGSVMREAKQKHEDLIKKLQDKISVERQNAQTIMQMVIENVSAKEEFSQLSVEQQNEILKPFEGEIVKLQTQRYIGNMRNSASMVRDQLYNQQLNEMVRLLTPMPERIDTKTGTTTVGEKPQPTYIPAQYIRRSEIKLRYPKNELRTEEDVEEYVDAIRKAYVEKIKENKRISL, translated from the coding sequence ATGATAATAAAAGATTTTTTCGAGAAGGACATTAACCGAAATATTGAAACCGTTATAAAGGCGGACGACAAGGACAACATCTCCACCGAAGTTGGCGAATACGTCATTACCAAGGAAATCGCCACAAAAATCAGTGAACTCTTTAGTAACTACAAAGAATACAGCGGGGCGAACGGAGTTTGGATTTCGGGTTTCTTTGGAAGTGGTAAATCCCACCTACTCAAAATTTTGTCATACGTCTTGGAGAACAAGGATGTGGATGGAAAAAAGGCAGGAGAACAATTCGCTGAAAAAATTGAGGAAGACCAATTGTTGAAGGGAGACATTCTCGCTTCCACAAAAATCCCTTCCGAGTCGATATTATTCAATATTGACCAACAGGCACAGATTACGACAAAGGACGACCCATCGGCTATTCTGAAAGTATTCTATAAGGTTTTTTATGACCATTTGGGATATTACGGATTCCAACCCCATGTGGCGGAATTCGAACTTTGGTTGGATAAACAGGGAAAATATCAGGAATTTTTGACCAAGTTTTCTTCCACTTTAGGTACAGATTGGGAAACTGCAAGAACAGATTATTTTGATCCCAACGTTACCGATACCGTTTCCACCGTTTTGGGTGAAATCTTCAACAGGGAACCAAGTTCCTATGACGGTATCATAGATAAATACGAGCGTGACCTGAAACAATCCATCGAAGACTTTGCAAACAAAGTCAATGACTACATTAAGACAAAACCATCAGGATTCAGGTTAAATTTCTTTGTTGATGAAGTGGGTCAGTTCATTTCAGAGAACACCAAACTGATGTTGAACCTTCAGACCATTGCGGAATCTTTGGCAACCATTACAAACGGGAAATCGTGGGTTTTGGTGACTTCTCAGGAGGACATGGAGAAGATTGTGGGCGATATGAACAAAAGTCAACAGAACGACTTCTCACGTATTCAGGCAAGATTCAGAATCAAAGTTCCTTTGACTTCCGCCAATGTGGATGAAGTTATTGAAAAACGATTATTGAAGAAGAAACCCGATCCACAAAAACACTTGGTGGAAATCTTTAAGAAAGAAAGTTCACATCTTGACACGTTATTGAGTTTTTCGGATTCAGGGGTTCAGTTTAAAGGATTTAAAAATGAAACCGATTTCGCCAATAAACTCCCATTCATACCCTATCAATTCGACTTGTTCCAACAGGTAAGGATTGCGCTGGCTAATCACAATGCCTTTCAAGGGAGACACTCTTCCGTGGGTGAGAGAAGTATGCTGGGTGTTTTCCAACAGGTTATCCAAAAAATCGAGGACAATAATGACAATTCTTTGGTGAGTTTCGATTTGATGTTTGATGGTCTCAGAAACGAGTTAAAGGGTCAGATTCAACAATCCATTCAGTTGGCGGAGAGAAATATCGAAAGTGATTTCGCCATCAAAGTTCTCAAAACCCTTTTCCTTGTGAAATACTACTCCAACTTCAAGACTACAAGGAGAAACATTTCCGTGTTGATGATTAATAAAATGGACATCGACCTGAAAAAACACGAGGAAGAAATTGATGTAGCCCTAAACCTTTTAGAAAACCAAAGTTACATCCAACGTAATGGTGAAATCTACGAGTTCCTTACTGACGAGGAAAAGGATGTGGAACAGGAAATCAAAAACACTGATGTTGATGAGTCACAGGTAACTCAAACTCTCAGCGATATTTTTTATAGCGGTATAATTCGGGACACCCGTTTGAAGTTCTTCGACACCAAGCAGGATTATGAATTTACGACAAAGATTGACGGCGTTTTGTTGGGCAGAGAAAAAGAATTGGGTATTGAAATCATTACCGAAAATTATACAGATTATAACAATATAGATTTCATTCAGTCCCAAACAATGGGATCACCCGTTATGAGGGTTGTTCTTCCTCCAAGTTCCACATTCATCAAGGACTTGAAGATGCATTTGAAAACAGACAAATACACCAAACAGAACCAATCCACCTCCAACAAACCTGAAGTAAAACGAATTTTAAGCGAGAAACTACTTCAGAATGTGGAAAGAAGGAGAAACCTTGACCTTCTTGCCAACAAGTTATTGGCGGATTCCACGGTGTATGTGAACGGTACAAAACTCGACACAGGAAATGTTTCGGACGGAAAAACCTTGGTCTTGAACTCTTTCCAAGACTTGGTGAAAACGATTCACACCAACCTAAGAATGTTGGGAACGGTTCCATATTCGGAAGAAACCTTTAAGGCGGTTATTTTTGGTGGAAAAGATTCATTGTTCGATACCGATGACACCACGATGAGCGAAGCGGAATCCGAAATCCTAAACATCATCAACAGAAGAAAGGGACAGTCCGACAGAACTTCTCTCAATGACCTTAAAACCCATTTTACGAAAAGACCATACGGATGGTATCAGAACGCACTCTGGACATTTGTCGCCCAACTCTACAAAAGAGGAAAAATTGAACTGACACAATCCTCCAATATTTTAGAGGAGAAAGAGGTGGTACAGTCGCTTCTCAATTCAGCAACCTATCAGAATGTGATTCTCGAACCACAACAGTCCATTGATCCAAAATTAGTTTCGAACCTTAAACAGATTTATTCCGATGCTTTTGATGAAACCTGCCCGAAAACCGAACCGAAAGATGTGGCAAACGAATTCAGGGAAAAACTGAACCAAATGTATTCGGAGGTAGGAGAAATCTACGCCCGAAAATCGGAACTCCCTTTCGTGGAATCACTGAATCCGCTTCGTGAAAAATTATACAGTCTCAGAAACAAAGAATACACGTATTTCCTTCTCAATACGAAGGATTTCGAAGATTCTCTTTTAGACAACAAAGAAAATCTTTTAGACCCGATCAAGAAATTCATCAACGGAGATCAGGTAAAAATCTATAAGAAAGTGAAAGACTTCCTTCAAGGCGACCTTTCCAATTTGGATTATGTGGATGGCGATGAACACCAAGAACTGAAATCCCTGATGGAAAACCAAGAACCTTTCAAAGGAAGTGTGATGCGGGAGGCAAAACAGAAACACGAGGATCTCATCAAAAAATTACAGGATAAGATTTCCGTCGAACGTCAGAATGCACAAACCATTATGCAGATGGTTATCGAAAACGTTTCTGCCAAAGAAGAATTTTCACAACTTTCAGTAGAACAACAAAACGAAATCTTGAAACCGTTCGAAGGAGAAATTGTGAAACTTCAAACTCAGCGGTATATCGGAAATATGAGAAACTCTGCATCGATGGTTCGGGATCAGTTGTATAATCAACAATTGAACGAGATGGTTCGATTGCTCACTCCTATGCCTGAAAGAATCGACACTAAAACAGGAACTACAACAGTTGGTGAAAAACCACAACCAACCTATATTCCTGCACAATACATCCGAAGGTCAGAGATTAAATTAAGGTACCCTAAAAACGAACTTCGTACCGAGGAAGATGTTGAAGAATATGTAGATGCGATCCGAAAAGCATACGTGGAAAAAATTAAGGAAAATAAAAGAATTTCCTTATAG
- a CDS encoding type IV toxin-antitoxin system AbiEi family antitoxin domain-containing protein → MKISDYIVNTINRFPKGFVFTYEEFSKQVESKEAIIKALNRMAVSGKIEKLAKGKFYKPEETVFGKLEPPKLQIVKDLLEENGKVVGYLTGLSIYNEQGLTTQVSNTIQIGKNEIRPTFKRGRFTISFIKQKNTITKENIPLLQILDAINQIKKIPDTTLGESVLRIIEIIKTINEAEISTMQRLALKYPPSTRALLGAILEFLKVGEPKVLKKSLNAISTYSFPNIETILPTSRNWNIK, encoded by the coding sequence ATGAAAATATCTGATTACATAGTAAATACAATTAATCGATTCCCAAAAGGATTTGTTTTCACCTATGAAGAATTTAGCAAACAGGTGGAAAGTAAAGAAGCCATAATAAAAGCATTGAACAGAATGGCGGTTTCGGGGAAGATTGAAAAACTGGCAAAAGGAAAGTTCTACAAGCCAGAAGAAACCGTATTTGGAAAATTGGAACCGCCAAAACTACAGATTGTAAAGGATTTACTTGAAGAAAATGGAAAAGTCGTAGGCTACCTTACTGGTTTGAGTATTTACAATGAACAGGGACTTACAACACAAGTCAGCAATACCATTCAGATTGGAAAGAATGAAATTCGTCCTACTTTCAAAAGAGGACGATTTACTATTTCTTTTATCAAGCAGAAAAATACTATTACGAAAGAAAACATTCCTTTACTTCAGATATTAGACGCCATTAACCAAATCAAAAAAATCCCTGATACTACACTTGGTGAATCTGTTTTGAGAATTATCGAAATCATAAAAACAATCAATGAAGCGGAAATCTCTACAATGCAACGATTGGCTTTAAAATATCCGCCATCTACCAGAGCGTTATTGGGAGCAATTTTGGAATTTCTAAAAGTTGGCGAACCTAAAGTACTGAAGAAGTCGCTCAATGCTATTTCAACATACAGTTTTCCAAATATCGAAACCATTTTACCAACATCAAGAAACTGGAATATCAAATGA
- a CDS encoding DUF1788 domain-containing protein: MEDITKKFTHLYKVISSPNFLNKESLGGEIPFFISAYDAKNENEVAESIKLLKNKLDTAGVSVLEINLYDVVCDILNLKGGVERMFPIEKSRSKDKFLNALQSTLNIHQILTPKIKEMIEKNPSKVYFLTGIGLVFPYIRSHNILNNLQNIAKDSPTVIFFPGEYNGNSLNLFGMMKDDNYYRAFNIDIIDPKP, encoded by the coding sequence ATGGAAGATATTACAAAGAAATTTACTCATTTATACAAAGTTATTTCGTCACCAAATTTTCTTAATAAAGAGTCTTTGGGTGGTGAAATTCCCTTCTTTATTTCCGCCTACGATGCTAAAAATGAAAACGAAGTGGCGGAATCCATCAAACTCTTAAAGAACAAATTGGATACTGCCGGAGTTTCGGTGTTGGAGATTAATCTTTACGATGTCGTTTGTGACATCCTTAACCTGAAAGGCGGTGTGGAAAGAATGTTTCCCATCGAAAAGTCAAGGTCAAAGGATAAGTTTCTGAACGCCCTACAATCGACATTGAACATCCATCAGATATTGACCCCGAAAATTAAGGAGATGATCGAGAAAAATCCATCAAAGGTTTATTTTCTTACAGGAATCGGTTTGGTTTTCCCGTACATCCGTTCCCACAATATCTTGAACAACTTACAGAACATCGCCAAGGATTCTCCAACTGTGATTTTCTTCCCTGGAGAATACAACGGGAACTCACTCAACCTTTTTGGTATGATGAAAGACGACAACTATTACCGAGCATTTAACATTGACATAATCGACCCAAAACCATGA
- a CDS encoding transcriptional regulator: MNYIFHLTGFYDKIQEDHRLNPTHISLYLALFQFWNLNRFRNPISISRNEMMKLSKISAFGTYHKCIKELQEFGYIEYIPSFNPYKGSLVNLFSFDNSEEVQNLKRIKKQTTSEQVANRMHIKIDTGSEQALIPSINSTNSLNNKQLKDNEHSRIFDEGNLLLKKKNRSIEIPPDILEVEMYFLERDSTKLEAERFFNHYESNGWLVGGKSKMRNWEAAARNWLLNSKKFNNNSNSTRTVIGVELKPNHLNATTNKSYKDEL, from the coding sequence ATGAATTACATTTTTCATCTCACTGGTTTTTACGACAAAATACAGGAAGACCACCGACTTAATCCCACTCACATTAGTCTCTACCTTGCTTTGTTTCAGTTTTGGAATCTCAATCGTTTTCGAAATCCAATCAGTATCTCCAGAAACGAAATGATGAAACTGAGCAAAATTTCTGCTTTTGGAACTTACCATAAATGCATCAAAGAACTTCAAGAATTCGGGTATATCGAGTATATCCCATCATTCAACCCGTACAAAGGAAGTTTGGTGAACCTATTTAGTTTTGATAATTCAGAGGAAGTTCAAAATTTGAAGCGTATCAAAAAACAAACAACCTCTGAACAGGTAGCGAACAGGATGCATATCAAAATCGATACAGGTTCTGAACAAGCACTGATACCTTCTATAAACAGTACAAACTCATTAAACAATAAACAATTAAAAGATAATGAGCACTCAAGAATTTTTGATGAAGGAAATTTGCTTTTAAAGAAAAAAAATAGGTCGATTGAAATTCCACCGGACATTTTAGAAGTCGAAATGTATTTTCTAGAAAGAGATTCTACAAAATTAGAAGCTGAAAGATTTTTCAATCATTACGAAAGCAATGGTTGGCTCGTAGGCGGAAAATCAAAAATGAGAAATTGGGAAGCCGCCGCAAGAAACTGGCTTTTAAATTCGAAAAAATTCAATAATAATTCAAATTCCACCCGTACTGTGATCGGAGTGGAGTTAAAACCAAATCACCTCAATGCAACTACCAATAAATCCTACAAAGATGAGTTATGA
- a CDS encoding helix-turn-helix domain-containing protein: MAVDIITKEDLKEFKIELLEDLQKILSQKMQDKKWLKSNEVRKILKISSGTLQTLRINGTLEYSKVGGTIYYNYQDIEKMLNQK; this comes from the coding sequence ATGGCAGTTGATATAATTACGAAAGAAGACCTAAAGGAATTCAAAATTGAACTTTTGGAAGATTTGCAGAAAATTCTTTCCCAAAAAATGCAGGATAAAAAATGGTTAAAATCTAACGAGGTTAGAAAAATTTTGAAAATTTCCTCCGGGACACTACAAACGCTTCGCATCAATGGAACTTTAGAGTATTCCAAAGTTGGCGGAACGATTTATTACAATTATCAGGACATCGAAAAAATGCTCAATCAGAAATAA
- a CDS encoding helix-turn-helix transcriptional regulator: MATNKNAVLRYKILDSCFSNFYKKYFIDDLIKICSEKLSDHFGYEVSVSRRTILDDIKFMKSLAGYDAPILSVQDGKKVYYQYEDQEFSILKKPLSTKEMESLNEALQILNRMKNLPGFDWVDSISAKINSGLDLQHSERKIISFEENEFLVGSEFLSPLYQFILSKNAVKVSYQSFKSDKPVTIVFSPQFLKQYNNRWFVFGINNDYGNVQNLALDRIRNLSTSKTPYQEPIFDYDEYFEDIIGVTNDLDKKPIKVIIELSEEVAPYIMTKPMHGSQKIKGNILTLEVKHNQELETLLLSHGERIKILEPETLAETLKARISKQFQQYF; this comes from the coding sequence ATGGCTACTAATAAAAATGCGGTTTTACGATACAAAATACTCGATTCCTGTTTTTCAAATTTTTACAAAAAGTATTTCATTGATGATTTGATAAAAATTTGTAGTGAAAAGCTTTCAGACCATTTCGGATATGAAGTAAGTGTTTCAAGAAGAACGATTTTGGATGACATCAAGTTTATGAAAAGTTTGGCAGGATATGACGCACCCATTTTATCAGTTCAAGATGGCAAAAAAGTTTACTACCAATATGAAGATCAGGAATTTTCGATTTTAAAAAAACCGCTTTCTACCAAAGAAATGGAGAGTTTGAATGAAGCACTGCAAATCTTGAACAGAATGAAAAATTTGCCAGGTTTCGATTGGGTAGATTCTATTTCGGCTAAAATAAACTCGGGCCTTGATTTGCAGCACTCTGAACGAAAGATCATAAGTTTCGAAGAAAATGAATTTCTGGTAGGTTCAGAGTTTTTGAGTCCGCTTTATCAGTTTATCCTCAGTAAAAATGCAGTAAAGGTTTCCTATCAAAGTTTTAAGAGCGATAAACCAGTTACAATTGTATTTTCTCCACAATTTCTAAAACAATACAACAATCGCTGGTTTGTTTTTGGCATCAATAACGATTATGGCAACGTCCAAAATTTGGCACTCGACAGAATCAGAAATCTCTCAACATCAAAAACGCCTTATCAGGAACCTATTTTTGATTATGACGAGTATTTTGAGGACATCATTGGAGTTACAAACGATTTAGATAAAAAGCCAATTAAGGTAATTATTGAATTAAGTGAAGAGGTTGCGCCATACATCATGACAAAGCCAATGCATGGTTCGCAAAAAATAAAAGGCAATATCCTCACACTTGAAGTAAAACACAATCAGGAACTGGAAACCTTATTACTTTCGCATGGCGAGCGAATAAAAATTCTGGAACCGGAAACGTTGGCGGAAACTTTAAAAGCGAGAATTTCAAAACAATTTCAGCAATATTTTTAA
- a CDS encoding nucleotidyl transferase AbiEii/AbiGii toxin family protein — MNLHEHKTLFQQAVRFTAQEMRIPDLYIEKDYWVTFALKQIFSEETKEYCVFKGGTALSKCYGIVERFSEDIDLVIMKTGEESANQLKNRLKKVSQILEKYLPEVSVSNITQKMGMNRKTAHTYSKEFQGNYGQIRDVIIVEASWLGYYEPYEQKNVRTFISEMVLRNGQENLIEEYGLQEFPVNVLKPDRTLCEKIMSLVRFSYSEDYIADLKSKIRHTYDLHQMLQQREVLDFLNRKILRKC; from the coding sequence ATGAACCTTCACGAACACAAGACACTATTTCAACAGGCGGTAAGATTTACTGCACAGGAAATGCGAATTCCCGACTTGTATATTGAGAAGGATTATTGGGTAACTTTTGCTTTGAAGCAAATTTTCAGTGAAGAAACCAAGGAATACTGTGTTTTTAAAGGTGGAACGGCACTTTCAAAATGTTATGGTATCGTAGAAAGATTTTCAGAGGATATTGATTTGGTGATTATGAAAACTGGAGAAGAATCTGCCAATCAACTGAAAAATCGACTGAAGAAAGTTTCTCAGATATTAGAAAAATATTTACCCGAAGTTTCGGTCTCTAATATCACCCAAAAGATGGGAATGAACAGAAAAACTGCGCACACTTATTCCAAAGAATTTCAAGGAAATTATGGTCAAATTAGAGATGTGATTATTGTTGAAGCAAGTTGGCTCGGTTATTATGAACCTTATGAACAAAAAAATGTCCGCACTTTTATCTCGGAAATGGTGTTGAGAAATGGGCAAGAAAATCTGATTGAAGAATATGGACTTCAAGAATTTCCAGTAAATGTTTTGAAGCCGGATAGAACGTTGTGTGAAAAAATCATGAGTTTAGTGAGATTCTCGTATTCGGAAGATTACATTGCAGATTTAAAAAGTAAAATCCGCCACACCTACGACTTACATCAAATGCTTCAGCAAAGAGAAGTTTTAGATTTTTTGAATCGGAAGATTTTGAGAAAATGCTAA
- a CDS encoding AAA family ATPase has product MQLPINPTKMSYDYSKILEWLLKVGTEHLGKNFEIPENEKTIILSMLAWFLEDELLAKEMNIDLKKGIMLSGPIGCGKTTLFQLMRKLPKGRKNFMMASTRQIVSEFMQSGYEILEKYSRGSLYNDYRTPKNYCFDDLGSESASKYFGNDCNVMSEILLTRYDIFKEKGIITHLTTNLTAGEIETIYGNRLRSRMREMFNLFGYDEGSGDKRR; this is encoded by the coding sequence ATGCAACTACCAATAAATCCTACAAAGATGAGTTATGATTACTCTAAAATATTGGAGTGGCTCTTAAAAGTAGGAACAGAACATCTCGGAAAAAATTTCGAAATTCCAGAAAACGAAAAAACCATAATTTTGTCAATGCTCGCTTGGTTTCTAGAGGACGAGTTATTGGCGAAAGAAATGAATATTGACCTTAAAAAAGGCATTATGCTTTCAGGACCAATCGGCTGCGGAAAAACCACACTCTTCCAACTGATGCGAAAATTGCCTAAAGGAAGAAAAAATTTTATGATGGCTTCTACACGCCAAATTGTTTCAGAATTTATGCAGTCCGGCTATGAAATTTTGGAAAAATATTCTCGTGGTAGTCTATACAATGACTATCGCACTCCAAAAAACTATTGTTTTGATGACCTCGGTAGCGAATCTGCCTCCAAATATTTCGGAAACGACTGCAATGTAATGTCGGAAATTCTTTTAACTCGCTACGATATTTTCAAGGAAAAAGGAATCATAACGCATCTTACCACCAATCTTACCGCCGGAGAAATAGAAACGATCTACGGGAATCGTCTTCGCTCCAGGATGCGGGAGATGTTTAATCTTTTTGGGTATGATGAGGGTTCGGGTGATAAACGGAGGTGA
- a CDS encoding DUF6428 family protein, whose translation MKLSNVKEILPTLENVEFQLENGAFVPEHFHVTEVGQITKNFIDCGGVIRTEKVVNFQLWNADDFEHRLKPTKLLNIIKLSEEKLGIEDAEIEVEYQSETIGKYDLEFNGKTFVLKSKTTACLAQDACGIPSEKEKKNLAELNVNQANACTPGGGCC comes from the coding sequence ATGAAATTATCAAACGTCAAAGAAATTTTACCAACATTGGAAAATGTAGAATTTCAACTCGAAAACGGAGCTTTTGTACCGGAACATTTTCACGTTACAGAAGTAGGACAAATTACTAAAAACTTCATCGATTGTGGTGGCGTAATTCGTACCGAAAAAGTAGTAAACTTTCAACTGTGGAATGCTGACGATTTCGAACATCGTTTAAAACCTACTAAACTTTTGAACATCATCAAACTTTCGGAAGAAAAATTAGGCATTGAAGATGCAGAAATTGAAGTGGAATATCAAAGCGAAACCATCGGAAAATACGATTTGGAGTTCAACGGAAAAACATTTGTACTGAAAAGCAAAACCACCGCTTGTTTGGCACAAGATGCTTGTGGTATTCCATCTGAAAAAGAAAAGAAAAATTTGGCTGAATTGAATGTAAATCAAGCCAATGCTTGCACACCAGGTGGAGGTTGTTGCTAA
- a CDS encoding ArsR/SmtB family transcription factor: MGATKTDHFTDQQNQIATIAKALGHPARVAIIEYLLTVDTCICGDIVNELPLAQATVSQHLKELKNAGLIKGNIEGNAICYCIDENTFSILKTYFTNIITKVMEQKCC, encoded by the coding sequence ATGGGAGCGACAAAAACTGACCACTTTACTGACCAACAAAACCAAATTGCGACCATCGCAAAAGCTTTGGGACATCCTGCAAGAGTGGCGATTATCGAATATCTTTTAACGGTTGACACTTGCATTTGTGGCGACATTGTAAACGAGTTGCCGTTGGCACAAGCTACCGTTTCGCAACATTTGAAAGAACTGAAAAATGCTGGACTAATTAAAGGAAATATTGAAGGCAACGCCATTTGTTACTGTATTGACGAAAACACTTTTAGCATTTTAAAAACATATTTCACAAACATCATTACAAAAGTTATGGAACAAAAATGCTGTTAA
- a CDS encoding DUF1819 family protein codes for MIANEKYQFSFTAGSLMVNEMAMVADALVKKEEFNFVEILGKGKTATGRRYYDELVKRIKNLTSGEVDLLINGDLYTQKQMCFLSVCKTYGFIKDFTVEVLRNKILVYDYEITDGDYISFIRSKMIDHEELEKISELTQKKIKQVLFKIYDQAGIIDNIKNKMIQPQFLEPKVQNIIMNDNPNWLKIFFMSDLDIQSVKP; via the coding sequence ATGATAGCGAACGAAAAATACCAATTTAGTTTTACAGCAGGATCGTTAATGGTGAACGAGATGGCGATGGTAGCCGATGCTTTGGTAAAGAAAGAGGAGTTTAATTTTGTGGAAATTCTAGGTAAGGGTAAAACCGCCACAGGTAGAAGATATTACGACGAGTTGGTGAAGAGGATTAAGAATCTTACTTCCGGTGAAGTTGATCTTCTCATCAATGGTGATCTGTACACCCAAAAGCAAATGTGTTTTCTTTCTGTATGTAAAACTTACGGATTTATAAAGGATTTCACGGTGGAAGTTCTTCGGAACAAAATCTTGGTGTACGACTATGAGATTACGGACGGTGACTACATCAGTTTTATCCGTTCAAAGATGATAGACCACGAGGAACTAGAAAAAATTTCAGAACTTACGCAAAAGAAAATAAAACAGGTTCTGTTCAAGATTTACGATCAGGCAGGTATTATAGACAACATCAAAAACAAGATGATCCAACCACAATTTTTAGAACCGAAAGTTCAAAATATAATCATGAACGATAACCCCAATTGGCTGAAAATATTTTTCATGTCCGATTTGGATATACAAAGTGTGAAACCTTAA